CAGCAGGTTAAGCTGAGGGACAGAGCTGGTTTGGGGCAAGAATCACGAGGGGACTGAGGGCTGGGAACAGGTAAATGATTGTGAGCATACAAATAAGCCATCCTGTATTTGTATGTCCAGTACTTCGTCTCTCTAGGATGGGCAACAGATCATGTTAGTTGGCCCAAGCCACCTGTGGGACGAGGCCAGTCACTTATGACTGGTGATCTTCCTGCAGGTGAAGGAACACAAGAAGCAATTCATAACATCTCTCCACCCCCGAAATCCCCTTAGGGTCTTTAAACCACACAGTAAGACAGGCAGCatatgtgtaatcccagcactcaggaggttggggCAGGAACGCTGAGGCTTGGAGACCAgattgggctacagaatgagttccaggctatcctgggctaccaagtgagactgCTTCCCAAACAACCCTCCCCAAAAAAAACAATCCATCAACAcctgtatatattcatatactatACCCCTGCTCTTAAAAGGCTGCAAATAGTTTGTCCCCCAGTGTAAACCCTAAAATCCCCTCCTACtcagaggccagcaagatggctcagcaggtaaaatacttgcaccaagcctgacaacctgagttcaacccccaggatcTACATGGTAGGAAGGGGAAACCAACTCCCATATtatcttctgacctacacacacacacacacacacacacacacacacacacacacacactccagccaTGTCATTAGagtgtgtctgtacacacacaaagaaggtaAATGTAATCAAACTTTAAAAAGGGACCCCTGCTCAGATGCCGTTTGTACTGTATAAAACAGCATGCCCATGACTGTGGTTATTATTAGAAATCTCCTAAACCACAAACTTAGAGTAATTTGTTCGCTATCCCCAACACCCAGGACTCCCACCCTCACCACACAGATAAGCAGATGCCTTTGTGGAAGgcatctcttcttccctcccctcccctctcccaaggTCTCCtagtatagccctggctggcctcagacttgacaggctggcctcaaactgagggATCTCCTTGCTCCGTccagaagtgctgggattgacAGATGCTTTCTCTACCTCTTCAAAGTTCCAGAATCTCCTCGCAACCTCTCCTTGGTTAGGACCTTCTGCTGCTTCTCACataaagagagaaacagactCATGTTTACTGAGCATAGGGCAGAATGGCACATTCTCAGGGGATGAAGATTTACAGTAAACAGTAATGTGTTAGGTGCTGTCTGTGATGTTGCTTGTGTGGCATGATAGAgtagctggggaggggagggagggagggagggaggcgggcAGTTTCCATAGGGTCTTCATGGGGAGCATCACTTCACAGTCCGCATTAGAACTGAAACGGGAAATAGAAAGGACCAGCCGTGCAAAGAGCTGGAAGCAGGTTTAGTTCTCTAGTTTTCGGGGAGGGGGTAGAGAATCCCTTTTCCAAAGTTAGTAAGTTCAGACCCTGGCCTGGTAACACAGGCTTATAATCCtagctactctggaggctgaggcaggtggattataAATTCAGGACTTGCCTGGGAACAgaatgagttcaagttcagcctggaaAACTAAGTCAAAGGGCTGAGAATGTATCTGCGTGACATTGCTCCTGCCGACCACGTCTAGGACTCTGGCTTCAACAAAGTTATTGAGTTCACAGCTAGTTCTAGTGTCATACACCTGTTACTACTCCCAGCTCCttgtgagactgaggcaggaggatggtgagtttgaggctagcctgggttacactaGGAAGACCTCAATTTCAAGGAGAGCAGAGCATTAAACCAAGTATAAATCCCATCTGAATGTGGGTAGCTGTGAAGGTGTtgaggtagcccaggctgtccctgagcctggcttgaggtcctgatcctcctggcttcaccccaccccctcctgctGGGATTTACAGGTGTAGGCTCCCACATCTAGCTTCCCTAGCTCTGCTTTGAATAGTCCATGTGGAATGCCTGCTCTAGGTCTGGTGTGGTTCTGGACATTTAAATGGGCAGTGATGAGCTGGAGGAGGATGCTCAGTTCACGGCTACCCAGCAGGCGTgaaaccctggatttgatccccagcactgcataaaccaggcttggcggcatatgtctataatccagcattcgggaggtggaggcaggaagatcagaagttcgagGTCATTTTGGTTGCAcaaatgagttcaaagccaacctggtctatggagATGctatgtcaaaaagaaaaaggaaaaagaactgaCCAGTGACAGTGCAGTAGTCACTGGGAGACAGGTAACTAAGTAAATTGTAAGAGGGTGAGGGACTGGAGAGTGACCACTTGAGGCAGGTGTGAGAAGGGGGCTGGGTGGGCTGGGAAGGATTCTCCTCCCAGGGAAAGGCTCTCACCCTCGCCGTCCTTCCTCTCTCTAGACCCCTGGTGGTCTGCCGAGCCCCCAGATAGCCAGTGAGCCGCATGACTTCCGAGGTCCCCTGCTTCTGCCATCAGGAAAGGAGGTTGACTCGGAGGATGAAGGCGTCGCTCCAGCTGGGGGTGCCTCAGGTTGTAGCAGCAGGGCTTCTCGGACCCAGAGCCCCCGGCCCTGTTCGGTGGAGGCGGTGCTGGCCCGAAAGAAGCACCGCAGGCGGCCGTCAAAGCGCAAGCGGCATTGGCGGCCTTACCTGGAGCTGAGCTGGGCCGAGAAGCAGCAGCGagatgagaggcagagccagagggccTCCCGGGTCCGCGAGGAGATGTTCGCCAAAGGCCAGCCCCTGGCTCCCTACAACACCACCCAGTTCCTCATGAACGACCGAGACCTGGAGGAGCCTGACTTGGACGTGCTCCACGGGCCATCGCACCCAGGCTCCAGCGGGGAGAACGAGGCAGGGGACAGCGATGGGCAGGGCCGAGCTCACGGGGAGTTTCAGCAGAGGGACTTCTCGGAGGCCTATGAGCGGTACCACACCGAGAGCCTGCAGGGCCTCAGCAAGCAGGAGCTGGTGCGAGACTACCTGGATCTAGAGAGGCGGCTGTCGCAGGCCGAGCAAGAAACTCGGAGGCTCCAGCAGCTGCAGGGGCGCCCCGG
This Peromyscus maniculatus bairdii isolate BWxNUB_F1_BW_parent chromosome 8, HU_Pman_BW_mat_3.1, whole genome shotgun sequence DNA region includes the following protein-coding sequences:
- the Hexim2 gene encoding protein HEXIM2 → MATLNHASSNTDSPAALEKAKTPGGLPSPQIASEPHDFRGPLLLPSGKEVDSEDEGVAPAGGASGCSSRASRTQSPRPCSVEAVLARKKHRRRPSKRKRHWRPYLELSWAEKQQRDERQSQRASRVREEMFAKGQPLAPYNTTQFLMNDRDLEEPDLDVLHGPSHPGSSGENEAGDSDGQGRAHGEFQQRDFSEAYERYHTESLQGLSKQELVRDYLDLERRLSQAEQETRRLQQLQGRPGRQPCQQVEELAAEVERLRTENQRLRQENEMWNRDSSCCDQEKPATEGTPRPKDEAPFHTQAGQLGHREAGDR